The proteins below come from a single Numenius arquata unplaced genomic scaffold, bNumArq3.hap1.1 HAP1_SCAFFOLD_1695, whole genome shotgun sequence genomic window:
- the TTC5 gene encoding tetratricopeptide repeat protein 5, giving the protein GEDAEARRLLSMALRAGGAGGAALSESLTHAEAAVRCDPRDGRSWYVLGNAYVSLFFAGGQSPDAARRALGAYAQAERVDPEAANNPDLHLNRATLLQYQERWGGALEGLSRASALAPGWAEPRRRHAHLLAFLGRLCALLANQGKVRGKRRRGLSGPLPPSLLGPLGGGGAEGGGRGGRGGEGPVPLPPPPPPLRPSPLSALRPGPNPHRVLLGRVLFSLAPEEGVP; this is encoded by the exons GGGGAGgacgcggaggcgcggcggctgCTGTCGATGGCGCTgagggccgggggggccgggggggccgcccTGAGCGAGAGCCTGACCCACGCCGAGGCCGCCGTGCGCTGCGACCCACGGGACGGCCGCTCCTGgt ACGTGCTGGGAAACGCCTACGTCTCCCTCTTCTTCGCCGGGGGGCAGAGCCCCGACGCCGCCCGACGCGCCCTGGGGGCCTACGCGCAGGCC GAGCGGGTGGACCCCGAAGCAGCCAATAACCCGGACCTTCACCTCAACCGCGCCACC CTGCTGCAGTACCAGGAGcggtgggggggggcgctggaGGGGCTGAGCCGAGCCTCGGCCCTGGCCCCCGGGTGGGCGGAGCCTCGCCGGAGACACGCCCACCTGCTGGCCTTCCTGGGGCGGCTCTGCGCCCTGCTGGCCAATCAG GGCAAAGTGCGGGGCAAACGCCGCCGGGGGTTGTCGGGGCCCCTCCCCCCCTCTCTTTTGGgtcctttgggggggggaggggcggaggggggggggaggggagggagggggggggaggggccggttcccctcccccctcctcccccccccctccgcccctcccccctctccGCCCTGCGCCCGGGGCCCAACCCCCACCGGGTGCTGCTGGGACGGGTGCTCTTCAGCCTGGCCCCCGAGGAGGGGGTGCCCTG